From a region of the Flavobacterium sediminilitoris genome:
- a CDS encoding 2OG-Fe(II) oxygenase, whose product MIKQKLQEADWQNITETMHTNGYAILPNLLSDQQCDALKAEYNNPNTYRKTVVMERYRFGLGEYKYFNYPLPEIIQQIRTNIYPQLAPIANTWFRALNIDKQFPLEHAELLQQCHQNEQQKATVLILKYGKGGFNTLHQDLYGDIYFPIQTVLFLNEPDQDFTGGEFVLTQQIPRAQSKAIVLKPRKGDMLIFTTNFKPEKGTKGYYRVNMKHGVSEVKSGERFTLGIIFHDALS is encoded by the coding sequence ATGATAAAGCAAAAGTTACAGGAAGCAGATTGGCAAAACATAACTGAAACAATGCACACAAACGGTTATGCCATTCTTCCCAATCTGTTGTCAGACCAACAATGCGATGCATTGAAAGCAGAATATAACAACCCAAACACTTACAGAAAAACGGTAGTAATGGAACGCTACCGTTTTGGTTTAGGCGAATACAAGTATTTCAACTATCCGTTGCCCGAAATTATTCAGCAAATCAGAACAAACATTTATCCGCAACTTGCACCCATTGCAAATACGTGGTTTAGGGCGTTAAATATTGACAAGCAATTTCCATTGGAACACGCAGAATTATTACAACAATGCCACCAAAACGAACAACAAAAAGCAACTGTTTTGATTTTGAAATACGGCAAAGGCGGTTTCAATACATTACATCAGGATTTATATGGAGATATTTATTTTCCCATTCAAACAGTTTTGTTTTTAAACGAACCCGATCAAGATTTTACAGGTGGCGAATTTGTATTGACACAGCAAATTCCAAGAGCACAATCCAAAGCCATAGTTCTAAAACCGAGAAAAGGCGATATGCTGATTTTTACGACCAATTTCAAACCCGAAAAAGGAACGAAAGGTTATTATCGGGTAAATATGAAACACGGTGTAAGCGAAGTAAAATCGGGCGAGCGTTTTACTTTGGGAATTATTTTTCACGATGCTTTAAGTT
- a CDS encoding SDR family oxidoreductase — MQRFKDKFALITGGTNGMGFATAQQFINEGGKVIITGRSAETVNKAVEQLRTNAFGIVSNAGNMKDILLLQEQVKQYTENIDLLFANAGYGKFAPVEFADEVHFDELFNLLVKGTFFTVQQILPLMKNGSAVVFNTSFVTEFGTPNFSVYSAAKSAVQSFIKTFASEFTEKGIRVNGISPGHIKTNIFNNTGLNAEQIAGALQGIVPTIPFKRLGEPTEIANAVLFLASQEASYIHGTELTVDAGISVIR, encoded by the coding sequence ATGCAAAGATTTAAAGACAAATTCGCACTGATAACAGGCGGAACAAACGGAATGGGATTTGCCACAGCCCAACAATTCATCAACGAAGGTGGTAAAGTAATCATTACAGGACGAAGTGCCGAAACCGTAAACAAAGCCGTAGAACAATTAAGAACAAATGCATTTGGCATCGTTTCAAACGCAGGTAATATGAAAGACATATTGCTTTTGCAGGAACAAGTAAAACAGTATACGGAAAACATTGATTTGCTTTTTGCCAATGCTGGTTATGGAAAGTTTGCTCCTGTTGAGTTTGCAGATGAAGTCCATTTTGACGAGTTGTTCAATTTGTTGGTAAAAGGAACATTTTTTACCGTTCAGCAAATCTTGCCTTTAATGAAAAACGGAAGTGCTGTTGTATTCAATACTTCATTTGTTACAGAATTTGGAACACCAAATTTTTCTGTTTATTCAGCAGCAAAATCAGCAGTGCAGTCATTCATCAAAACTTTTGCTTCAGAGTTCACGGAAAAAGGTATCCGTGTAAACGGCATTAGTCCTGGACACATCAAAACCAACATCTTTAATAATACAGGCTTGAATGCTGAACAAATTGCAGGTGCTTTGCAAGGAATTGTTCCAACGATACCTTTTAAAAGATTAGGCGAACCTACCGAAATCGCTAACGCAGTATTGTTCCTTGCATCGCAGGAAGCCAGTTACATTCACGGCACAGAATTAACAGTGGACGCAGGAATTTCAGTAATAAGATGA
- a CDS encoding bifunctional helix-turn-helix domain-containing protein/methylated-DNA--[protein]-cysteine S-methyltransferase: MNEQQQLNYNRIAEAIDYIKDNFKEQPNLDEVAEQVHLSPFHFQRLFSEWAGTTPKKFLQYISIEHAKKLLTDRQATLFDTAFETGLSGTGRLHDLFVNIEGMTPAEYKNGAKNLSINYSFAESPFGNLIVASTTKGVCYMAFNDGETNALNDLKQKFPNATFQRKLDLIQQNALFIFQNDWNKLPEIKLHLKGTDFQLKVWETLLKIPMGQLSTYGNIAEQIGNVNASRAVGTAIGNNPVAFLIPCHRVIQSTGNIGGYMWGNTRKTAIIGWESAKTDILEM, encoded by the coding sequence ATGAACGAGCAACAACAACTCAATTATAATCGAATTGCGGAAGCGATTGATTATATAAAGGACAATTTCAAAGAGCAACCAAATTTGGACGAAGTTGCCGAACAAGTGCATTTAAGTCCGTTTCATTTTCAGCGTTTATTTAGCGAATGGGCAGGAACAACACCCAAAAAGTTTTTGCAATACATCAGCATTGAACACGCTAAAAAATTATTGACTGACCGACAAGCTACACTTTTTGACACCGCTTTTGAAACAGGGCTTTCAGGCACAGGACGGCTGCACGATTTATTTGTAAACATTGAGGGAATGACACCAGCCGAATATAAAAACGGTGCAAAAAATCTTTCTATCAATTACAGTTTTGCAGAAAGTCCTTTTGGGAATTTGATTGTTGCTTCAACCACAAAAGGCGTTTGCTATATGGCTTTCAACGATGGTGAAACCAACGCATTAAACGACCTTAAACAAAAATTTCCCAACGCAACATTTCAGCGAAAATTAGATTTAATACAACAAAATGCGTTGTTCATTTTCCAAAACGATTGGAATAAATTACCTGAAATTAAATTGCATTTAAAAGGCACAGATTTTCAGTTGAAAGTTTGGGAAACACTTTTGAAAATTCCAATGGGGCAACTTTCTACTTACGGCAACATTGCCGAACAAATCGGCAACGTAAATGCTTCCAGAGCCGTTGGCACGGCTATCGGTAACAATCCCGTTGCGTTTCTTATTCCTTGTCATCGTGTTATCCAATCAACGGGCAATATTGGCGGTTATATGTGGGGCAATACACGAAAGACAGCTATCATCGGTTGGGAAAGTGCAAAAACCGATATTTTGGAAATGTAG
- a CDS encoding S41 family peptidase — MKKIILTILLCNCFFTFAQKSKTLTKLETDELVNQICNNLEQNYFDSEKAKALNSIFKKKLKKSEFYNIPTDSLTKKLTLLLRNQTNDIHFYIGKSKPNIEKDPIKETPKQNFNGGFTEVKILENNIGYIKWDRCIANDEAFRKIKSALVFLEGVDKLIIDISENPGGDGRSGGFINYHLYEDQSYQSLLMKKCVGEENWYQSEVAYNYSDAPKFFEIPLYIITSNNTGSASEYFAFIAQEMQRATILGQTTAGAGNPVTMVSMGEYFMYVPVCEIVTYEGKSIEAKGVIPDVKLTSNDWLNETLNYINKK, encoded by the coding sequence ATGAAAAAAATTATATTAACCATTCTATTATGCAATTGCTTTTTTACTTTTGCACAAAAAAGCAAGACTTTAACAAAATTAGAAACAGATGAGCTCGTAAATCAAATATGTAATAATCTTGAACAAAATTACTTTGACTCTGAAAAGGCAAAAGCATTGAATAGTATTTTTAAAAAGAAACTGAAAAAAAGTGAATTTTATAATATCCCAACAGATTCATTAACTAAAAAATTGACTTTGTTACTCAGAAACCAAACAAACGATATCCATTTTTATATTGGAAAATCTAAGCCAAACATTGAAAAAGACCCAATAAAGGAAACACCAAAGCAAAATTTTAATGGAGGGTTTACTGAAGTTAAGATTTTGGAAAACAATATTGGTTACATAAAATGGGATAGATGTATTGCAAATGACGAAGCTTTTAGAAAAATAAAAAGTGCTTTAGTTTTTCTTGAAGGAGTTGATAAACTTATTATAGACATTTCAGAAAATCCTGGTGGAGATGGACGAAGTGGTGGTTTTATCAATTATCATTTGTATGAAGACCAAAGTTACCAAAGTTTATTAATGAAGAAATGTGTTGGAGAAGAAAATTGGTATCAAAGTGAAGTCGCTTACAACTATTCGGATGCACCTAAGTTTTTTGAAATTCCACTTTACATTATTACCTCTAATAACACAGGTTCAGCTTCCGAATATTTTGCCTTTATCGCTCAAGAAATGCAAAGGGCTACAATTCTTGGACAAACAACAGCTGGTGCAGGAAATCCAGTAACTATGGTTTCTATGGGAGAATATTTTATGTATGTTCCTGTTTGTGAAATTGTAACTTATGAAGGTAAGTCTATTGAGGCAAAAGGTGTAATTCCAGATGTAAAACTAACATCAAATGATTGGCTGAATGAAACTTTAAACTATATAAACAAAAAATAA
- a CDS encoding tyrosine-type recombinase/integrase — protein MVIAELHRPKNVKTLPNVLSKEETFKLIDLITNIKHKTLLALIYSSGLRISEAINMKIIDSDSQRMLIHVKNAKGKKDRYTLLSTKVLVLLKEYYTIYKPKTFLFEGQYGEQYSSRSAQSVLHKSAKKAGITKQITLHTLRHSFATHLLENGSDLRYIQDLLGHSSPKITMIYTRQQHIIEKHYQSIRYAANIFIFVLHN, from the coding sequence ATGGTTATAGCAGAGCTTCACCGTCCTAAAAATGTAAAAACATTACCAAACGTTTTAAGCAAAGAAGAAACCTTCAAACTTATCGATTTAATTACCAATATAAAACACAAAACATTATTAGCCCTAATTTACTCCTCGGGTCTCCGGATCAGTGAAGCAATAAACATGAAAATTATTGATAGTGATAGTCAAAGAATGTTGATTCATGTTAAAAATGCAAAAGGTAAAAAAGATCGATATACCCTATTATCAACAAAAGTTTTAGTATTACTAAAAGAATACTACACCATTTACAAGCCCAAAACATTCTTGTTTGAAGGACAATATGGAGAACAATATAGCAGTAGAAGTGCACAATCTGTATTACACAAATCTGCAAAAAAAGCGGGAATTACAAAACAAATTACTTTGCACACACTTCGTCATAGTTTTGCCACACATTTATTAGAAAACGGAAGTGATTTGCGCTACATTCAAGATTTATTAGGGCACAGTAGCCCAAAAATAACAATGATATACACACGTCAGCAGCACATCATTGAAAAACATTATCAATCCATTCGATATGCAGCAAATATTTTTATATTTGTATTACATAATTAA
- a CDS encoding helix-turn-helix domain-containing protein — translation MKKRKIFKTPMLFSQEEMAMLLGITRSQWAMFEIGQRDIPSSAKLKLATLIKGVNVLSKVATKELPHHKIQQSKKEEILYTQLKENRLQQLIIERKLAKLKKNYQEAENTLQFVALLKGNKNITVREEAVLNVVQAKALVVLDRNGLHLQLEQQLRLSTLDAQTKFIEREMGE, via the coding sequence ATGAAGAAACGTAAAATATTTAAAACACCGATGTTGTTTTCTCAGGAAGAAATGGCAATGTTACTGGGTATTACCAGAAGTCAATGGGCAATGTTTGAAATTGGACAACGTGATATTCCTAGTAGTGCCAAATTGAAATTAGCAACTTTAATTAAAGGCGTTAATGTGCTGTCAAAGGTTGCTACTAAAGAATTGCCTCATCATAAAATTCAGCAAAGCAAAAAAGAAGAAATACTATATACTCAATTAAAGGAGAATAGGTTACAACAATTGATAATAGAAAGAAAGCTAGCAAAATTGAAGAAAAATTATCAGGAAGCAGAAAATACATTGCAGTTTGTGGCTCTTTTGAAAGGAAATAAAAATATTACTGTTAGGGAAGAAGCAGTTTTAAATGTAGTGCAAGCTAAAGCGTTAGTTGTATTAGATCGAAATGGTTTGCATTTACAGTTAGAGCAACAATTGAGATTGAGTACTCTTGATGCGCAGACAAAATTTATTGAGAGAGAGATGGGAGAGTGA